CAGTGGCGATAACTGCGTCTGCTTTGCCGCTTGAGGGCCGGAAGGAGGAACGGCAGGCATGAATGTACTTGAGATGGTGGAGATCAGCAAGACCTTCCCCGGCGTGAAGGCGCTGGACCACGTGAATTTCAAGGTGAAGCAAGGGGAAATCCACGCCTTGTGCGGGGAGAACGGCGCAGGCAAATCCACGCTGATGAAGGTGCTGAGCGGCTTGTACCCTGCGGGGACCTATGAAGGCGAGATCCGTATCGGCGGCGAGAAGAAGGCGTTTCATAAAATTACGGATGCGGAGCAGGCCGGGATTGCGATCATTCACCAGGAGCTTGCGCTTGTGAAGGAGATGACGGTTGGCGAGAACATTTTCCTTGGGGCAGAGCCGGTGAAGCGGGGAGCGATCCAGTGGAACGAGCTGTACCATCAGGCGTCCCAGTGGCTGAAGCGGGTCGGGCTGAACCTGTCGCCGGATACGAAGATCGGCAATCTGGGCATCGGGCAGCAGCAGCTCGTAGAGATCGCCAAGGCACTCTCCAAGCATACCCGGATTCTTATCCTGGATGAGCCGACAGCGGCGCTGACCGAGAGCGAGGTGTCCATCCTGATGGGCATTCTGAATCAACTGCGGCGCGAGGGCGTCACCTGTGTCTATATCTCGCACAAAATGCCCGAGGTGTTCGCGCTGGCCGACTCCATCACCGTGCTGCGGGACGGGAAGACGGTGGCGACGCTGGACCGCCAGGCCACCAATGACGACCAGGTGGTCTCGCTGATGGTCGGCCGCGAGCTGACCGAGCGTTATCCCCGGGTGGCGCATTCCCCTGGCGATAAGGTGCTGGAGGTTAAGAATTATCAGGTATGGCACCCGGAGAAGCGCCAGCAGAAGGTGCTGCAGGATATTGAGTTCACGCTCCATAAGGGTGAGATTCTCGGCATCGCCGGGCTGATGGGGGCCGGACGGACCGAGCTGGTCAGCAGCCTGTTCGGTGCGTATGGCGGAAGGAACGAAGGCACGGTGCTGATTGAAGGCAAGGCTGCCCGAATCCGTTCGGTGGCTGATGCAATCAAGGCAGGGATTGCTCTGGTGACGGAGGACCGCAAGCGCCAGGGGCTGGTCATGGGCATGGATGTGAAGCGGAATACAACCTTGGCTACACTCGGCAAAATCGCCAGATTCGGCGTCATCAATGAGAACGAGGAGATCCGGTGGTCGGAGCGGTACGTGAAGGACCTGAAGACGAAAACAGCTTCGCTGGAGACACTGGTCGGCACACTCTCCGGGGGGAACCAGCAGAAGGTGGTTATCGGCAAATGGCTGATGAGTGACCCCAAAATTCTGATTATGGACGAACCTACCCGGGGCATCGACGTCGGGGCGAAGTACGAAATATATAATCTGATGAACAAGCTGGTCGAACAGGGAGTAGCGATCATTATGATCTCCTCCGAGCTTCCCGAGGTGCTGGGGATGAGCGACCGGATTCTGGTCATGTGCGAAGGGCAACTGGTACGGGAATATGACTGGCGCGAGGCAACGCAGGAGAATATTATGCTGGCCGCCACAGGAGGTAAATAGAAATGCAGCTGCAAAAAGAACTCAGGGAGCCGGAAGCGGCTCCGGCTGCCGCAGGCTCAGGCCTGCGCGGTCTGTTCGGCAAAATGGATGTCCGTGCCTACACCATGGTGGGCGCATTGATTCTGATCTGGGTGTTGTTCGGACTGCTGAATCCGACCTTCCTGACCTCGCGGAACCTGTCCAATCTGTTCACCCAGATGTCCGTGACCTCTATTCTGGCGATCGGCATGGTGCTGGTCATTGTGGCCGGGCATATCGACCTGTCCGTCGGCTCCATCGTGGGATTGACCGGCGGGATGGCGGCGATTCTCAGCAACTGGCTGGAGCTTCCCGCAATTGTAGTTATCCTGGGTACGGTTGCCGCCGGTGCGGTGCTGGGTCTGGTGCAGGGCTGGCTGGTCGCCTATAAAATGATTCCGGCCTTCATTGTCACTCTCGGCGGGATGATGGTGTTCCGCGGGGTGCTGATGGGCGTGACCGAATCGATGACCATTCCGGTGTCCGACCCGGTGCTGGCGCTGCTCGGCAATGCTTATTTTGCCCCGGGCTTCGGCATCATTCTGGGCGTACTAGCGGTAGCGCTGCTGCTCTGGAGCGCGTTCACGAAGCGGCGCTCGCGCAAAAAATACGGGTTCGCCGTGGCCCCGCTGGGTATGGATATCTTCAAGGTAGCAGGACTGTCGCTGCTGGTAGTGGTCTTCGTAGCTCTAATGAATAACTATAAAGGCATTCCGTTCCCGATCATTTTCGTCATTGTGCTGGCAGCTATCTTCTACTTCCTGTCGACCAAGACGACCTTCGGCCGCCATATCTATGCCATAGGGGGCAATATTGAGGCCGCCCGGCTCTCCGGGATCAACATCAAGCGCAAGACGATGCTGGTCTTCATCCTCAGCGGATTGCTCGGCTCCATCGCCGCGATTGTGCTGACCTCCCGCCTGGCTTCGGCGACGATTACCGCCGGGAACATGGCGGAGATGGATGCGATTGCCGCCTGCGTCATCGGCGGCACCTCGCTGATGGGCGGAGCCGGGACCGTGATCGGCGCGCTCATCGGGGCGCTGGTCATGACCTCGCTGGATAACGGCATGTCGCTGATGGGGCTGGAGTCGTTCTGGCAGTATGTGGTCAAGGGCTCCATCCTGGTCATTGCCGTCTGGCTGGACATCTCGAACCGGAGCAAGGGTGTGAAGTAAGTATAGGGCTGTAGCAGCTGCTAACGTAAATAAGCCGGTAGGGGAGAATCTCCCCGCCGGCTTATTTGATGTATAGTTGGGCACACAGAGGCGCGCGGACCAAATGTATGCGAAAAACCGAACACATTGGGCACTTCGGAGGCGCGCGGACCAAATGTATGCGAAAAACCGAACACATTGGGCACTTCGGAGGCACGTGGAGCAAATGTATGCGAAAAACCGAACACATTGGGCACTTCGGAGGCACGTGGAGCAAATGTATGCGAAAAACCGAACACATTGGGCGCGGCGGGGGTGCGAGGAGCAAATGTATGCGAAAAACCGAACACATTCGGCGCTGCGGAGGCACGTGGGCCATATACAGTCTACAGGTGCTTAATGAAGAGCACTAATGCACCAGAATTCGCGGGAAGCAGCCTAAAGGAACGAATGAGGTGCACTAATGCTCCTGAAGTCGCCTCAATACGCCTCAATCAATTAATCCGGAGTAGGCGGACGGGGAAGAGAGCTGTTTCCACGCCCTTTACTCCACTATAATCTTGGCAATCATTCCGCTGTGGCCGGAGCCGCACATGATCGCGCAGGTCATCTCATACGTTCCCGCCTTCTCGGGCAGAACCACCTTCGAGGAATTTTTGGCATCCAGCCTCAGCTTCATCTCCGGCACCAGAATGCCGTGATTGCCGCTCTCGTTCACGAATGTGATTTTGACCGGAACGCCTTGCTTCAGATGGTATTCCTGCTGGTCGAAGCTGTAATTGGTAGCGGTAATGACGATCTCTTCTTCAGCCGTCAGGCTGCTCTCCGCTGCGTTGTTAGCGCTCTCAGAATTACTGTTGCCATTGGCTCCGCAGGCGCTCAGCAGCAGGGCGAGCAGTACAGAAGCAGCCATAGCGGACTTCCTGATCATATGCATCCTCCTCTATCAAGCCATCTACACTAGCATAGCGTAAATCCGCCGGGTTGTCTCGGGGAATCTGCGCAGAGAGGACGGGCCGTAAATCGCCTGCAAACTTTGTCGAAAATTGCAAAAATATGATGCAAAAGCTATTTAAATTCTTTATAATTAAAGCTGAACTTTTGTAGTTTATTACTTGGCTGAGAAGTAGGGGATTTACATTAATAGCGCCCATGAAGCGGAACACGCGGAGAAGTGGCACCGCAGAATATTGAACGGATATTGGATGATCGTGCTCTGCCTGATGGCTGCCCAGTACCTTTTTGTGCTGTTCTCCCGCTCTGCTGACTCCGGGGTGATGCTGAGTCCCGGCAAAGGGCATATGTTCCTCGTCTGCAACGTGATGATTGTGCTTACCATGGTTTCTGCGGAGATCTGGCTGCGCCGGTCGTGTACTTATCATAAACAGGCGGTTGTCGTATGCGGGTTCATCGTTTCCTATCTGATGTATTTTGTGCTGGAGCCTTATGTGGACGGTGCCCAGATGACGGTGATGATGCCGATTATGATTGCTCTGATCTATTTCGACCACCGGCTGCTGTACTCTCTTGGAATTTTCAGCACAATATTCTATGCCGTCATCTATTTCGCGCTGGAACGGCCTCTGCTCGGCAAGCCGCTGCTGGAGTTCCTGCTGGTGGAGTGTGTGTATATTATCTTTGCCATTATGGCGCGGACGGTGATTATCCGGGGACGGGAGACCCGTGAATATCTGGAGCAGCTTACCAAGTCTGAGCAGGAGCTGATGGTTGAGCGGGCGATTTCCGATAAGCTGCTGAAGATGGATGCGCTGACCGGCCTCTACAATCACAAGTCGTTCCATGAATATCTGGATTCGCTGCTGGAGCAGTGCGAGAGCAACCGGCTGAGGCTGCAGCTGGCGCTGTTTGATATCGATAATTTTAAGCATATTAATGATACCTACGGACACTGGGTCGGCGACCTTGTACTCAAGGAGGTGGCGGCGAAGGTGAACAGCATGATCGGGCTGAATGATTTTGCGGCCAGGTACGGCGGAGAAGAATTCGCAGTGATTTTTACGGATAAAAGCGTTCAGGACACCTTAGCAACTACTGAGCAGATGCGGGCAGACATTGCTGCAATGGTCCATCCGTATGCCGGAGGCAAGCCGATTACGGTCAGTATCGGGTTCTGCCATTACCAGCTCGGGGACGGCAAGGAAATGCTGTTCCGCAAGACGGACGATGCCCTCTACACCGCCAAGCGGAGCGGCAAAAACACCGTTGTTACCTGCGGACTTGCCCATGACGATAATCCCCAGGTATCCTATGCTTAAGACAAAGAACCCCCAATTCCGAGTTGACCGGGAGCTTGGGGGTTTCGTTTGTCCACTCGCCTATTTGCCTGCTTCGAACGGTGTGGAGACCGGCAGGAAGAGGTCAATAATCCCGATGACCAAGGCGGCAAGCAGGGCGCCGAGAATCGAGACGCTGACACCGCTGACGATGAACTGGGCAATCCAGATGACCAGGGCACTGACCAGGAAGCCGACGATTCCGCGTCCGAAGGGCGTGGTTTTTTTGCCGAAAATCCCTTCAACGACCCAGCCGAGCAGAGCGATTACCAGCGCAAGCATGAAGGCGCTCCAGAAGCCCCCGACTGTGAACTGCGGGACGATCCAGCCCACCACCATCAGAACGATTGCTGCAACCACGAAACGAACCACATGACCTAAGAATCTCAATGAACTAACCTCCTTTGGCGTTCGCTTAAGGATATGTGCGTTGTTATTGTGGCCTTTGTACACTTTTCTATGCCCAGAAATCATACCCAAATAGCGAAAATGGGCTAAATTAGGTATAATGGTTCCATCTATGAAGGGAGCTGTGACGGTAATTGGACGACAAAATTTTGCATACGCTTGAATATCGCAAGATTTTAAATACATTGATGCAGTATACGCAGACACCGATGGGACGGCTGAGGGCTGAAGCGCTTACGCCCTCCGGCGATTTCGAGGGAGTGAAGCTGCTGCTGCAGGCGACGGATGAAGCGGTGAACGTGGACCGGCTGAAGGGAATACCTTCGTTCGGCGGCGTGACCGATATCCGGCCTGCGCTGAAGCGCGCGCAGATCGGCGGAATGCTGGGCACTACGGAGCTGCTCGCGGTTGCGAACACGGTCGGCGGGGCCCGCCGGGTGAAGCGGTTCCTTAGTGCCATGCATGAGGATGAGAATATTCCGATGCTGTATGCGCAGAGCGATCTGCTCTCCGAGCAGAAGCCGGTGGAGGATGCGATCCGCCAGTGTATTGATGAGAATGCTGATATTATGGATTCGGCCAGCCCGGAGCTGGCGAATATCCGCCGCGAGCTGCGCGGCGGCGAGACCCGTATCCGCGAGAAGCTGGATTCGATGATCCGCTCATCTTCGGTGTCGAAGATGCTGCAGGATCAGCTGGTTACCATCCGCGGGGACCGGTTCGTCATTCCGGTCAAGGCGGAGTACCGGGCCCACTTCGGCGGGATTGTCCACGACCAGTCCGGGTCGGGGGCCACGCTGTTCATTGAGCCGGAATCGATTGTGGCGATGAACAACAAGCTGCGGGAGACCCGGCTGCGTGAGGAGCGGGAGATCGAGATCATCCTGCACCGCCTGAGCGCGCTGGTCGGCGATATTGCTGAAGAGATGACTTACGATATCGATATCCTGGGCGGGCTGGACTTCATCTTCGCCAAGGCGCGCCTGGCGCGCAGCATGAAGGCGATCCAGCCGCGCATGAATGACCGCGGGTATCTGCGGCTGCGCAAGGGCCGCCATCCGCTGATTCCGGCGGAGCAGGTCGTGCCGCTGGATGTGGAGCTGGGCAACCAGTACAGCTCGATCATCGTGACCGGCCCCAATACGGGCGGGAAGACGGTTACCCTGAAGACGATCGGGCTGCTCAGCCTGATGGCGATGTCGGGCCTGTTCATTCCGGCTGAGGAAGGCAGCCAGCTGTGTGTCTTCGATGCCATCTATGCCGACATTGGCGATGAGCAGAGTATTGAGCAGAGCCTCAGTACCTTCTCCAGCCATATGACCAATATTATATCCATTCTGAAGCGGATGACCCCAAAGAGCCTTATTTTGCTCGATGAAGTGGGAGCCGGGACAGACCCGGCAGAGGGTTCGGCGCTGGCGATTGCCATTCTGGAGCATATCCACCGTACTGAATCGCGGATGGTGGCAACGACCCACTACAGCGAGCTCAAGGCTTATGCCTATGAGCGCGCAGGGGTCATTAATGCCAGCATGGAATTCGATGTGCAGAGCCTGAGTCCGACTTACCGGCTGCTGGTCGGTGTGCCGGGACGAAGCAATGCGTTCGCGATTGCCGAGCGGCTGGGAATGCCCGGGGCCATTCTTGAGCATGCGCGCGGCGAGGTCAAGGAAGAGGACCTGCGCGTCGAGCATATGATTGCTTCGCTCGAAGAGAACCGTCTTACCGCCGAGAGTGAACGCGAACGGGCGGAAGCGGTCCGCCGCGAGGCGGAGGAATTCCGCAAGCGGCAGCAGCAGGAGCTGGAGAAGCTGGAGAGCCAGCGTGACAAGCGTCTGGAGAAGGCCGAGAAGGATGCCAGCGACATTCTTGCCAAGGCACGCAAGGAAGCCGAGGAGATTATCAGCGACCTCCGCCGCCTGGCGATGGAGGAAGGGGCATCCGTCAAGGAGCATAAGCTGATCGAGGCGCGGCGGCGTCTGGATGAGGCAGAGCCTGCTCCGCGCAAAAAGACAGCTCCGCGCAGCACCTCCAAGGCGCCGCGCAAGATTCAGCCCGGGGACGAAGTCAAGGTGGCGAATGTGAACCAGAAGGGCTTCGTGGTCGAGCTGAGCGGCGCGAAGGAAGCCGTTGTGCAGTTCGGGATCATGAAGATGAAGGTCAACCTCAGCGACCTGGAGTTCGTAGCCTCCGCCCCGGATAATCCGCCGCCGGCGCTGCGCCGGGCCACTACCGTTAAGCGTACGCGCGATGAGAGCATCCGCAGCGAGCTTGATCTGCGGGGGGCTAATCTGGAGGAAGCCATCATGGAGACGGACCGTTTCATCGATGAGGCCTTCCTGGGCAATCTTGGGCAGATCTCG
This region of Paenibacillus sp. FSL K6-1096 genomic DNA includes:
- a CDS encoding xylose ABC transporter ATP-binding protein, which codes for MNVLEMVEISKTFPGVKALDHVNFKVKQGEIHALCGENGAGKSTLMKVLSGLYPAGTYEGEIRIGGEKKAFHKITDAEQAGIAIIHQELALVKEMTVGENIFLGAEPVKRGAIQWNELYHQASQWLKRVGLNLSPDTKIGNLGIGQQQLVEIAKALSKHTRILILDEPTAALTESEVSILMGILNQLRREGVTCVYISHKMPEVFALADSITVLRDGKTVATLDRQATNDDQVVSLMVGRELTERYPRVAHSPGDKVLEVKNYQVWHPEKRQQKVLQDIEFTLHKGEILGIAGLMGAGRTELVSSLFGAYGGRNEGTVLIEGKAARIRSVADAIKAGIALVTEDRKRQGLVMGMDVKRNTTLATLGKIARFGVINENEEIRWSERYVKDLKTKTASLETLVGTLSGGNQQKVVIGKWLMSDPKILIMDEPTRGIDVGAKYEIYNLMNKLVEQGVAIIMISSELPEVLGMSDRILVMCEGQLVREYDWREATQENIMLAATGGK
- a CDS encoding sugar ABC transporter permease encodes the protein MQLQKELREPEAAPAAAGSGLRGLFGKMDVRAYTMVGALILIWVLFGLLNPTFLTSRNLSNLFTQMSVTSILAIGMVLVIVAGHIDLSVGSIVGLTGGMAAILSNWLELPAIVVILGTVAAGAVLGLVQGWLVAYKMIPAFIVTLGGMMVFRGVLMGVTESMTIPVSDPVLALLGNAYFAPGFGIILGVLAVALLLWSAFTKRRSRKKYGFAVAPLGMDIFKVAGLSLLVVVFVALMNNYKGIPFPIIFVIVLAAIFYFLSTKTTFGRHIYAIGGNIEAARLSGINIKRKTMLVFILSGLLGSIAAIVLTSRLASATITAGNMAEMDAIAACVIGGTSLMGGAGTVIGALIGALVMTSLDNGMSLMGLESFWQYVVKGSILVIAVWLDISNRSKGVK
- a CDS encoding cupredoxin domain-containing protein; the encoded protein is MIRKSAMAASVLLALLLSACGANGNSNSESANNAAESSLTAEEEIVITATNYSFDQQEYHLKQGVPVKITFVNESGNHGILVPEMKLRLDAKNSSKVVLPEKAGTYEMTCAIMCGSGHSGMIAKIIVE
- a CDS encoding GGDEF domain-containing protein; protein product: MNGYWMIVLCLMAAQYLFVLFSRSADSGVMLSPGKGHMFLVCNVMIVLTMVSAEIWLRRSCTYHKQAVVVCGFIVSYLMYFVLEPYVDGAQMTVMMPIMIALIYFDHRLLYSLGIFSTIFYAVIYFALERPLLGKPLLEFLLVECVYIIFAIMARTVIIRGRETREYLEQLTKSEQELMVERAISDKLLKMDALTGLYNHKSFHEYLDSLLEQCESNRLRLQLALFDIDNFKHINDTYGHWVGDLVLKEVAAKVNSMIGLNDFAARYGGEEFAVIFTDKSVQDTLATTEQMRADIAAMVHPYAGGKPITVSIGFCHYQLGDGKEMLFRKTDDALYTAKRSGKNTVVTCGLAHDDNPQVSYA
- a CDS encoding phage holin family protein, which produces MRFLGHVVRFVVAAIVLMVVGWIVPQFTVGGFWSAFMLALVIALLGWVVEGIFGKKTTPFGRGIVGFLVSALVIWIAQFIVSGVSVSILGALLAALVIGIIDLFLPVSTPFEAGK
- a CDS encoding endonuclease MutS2; this encodes MDDKILHTLEYRKILNTLMQYTQTPMGRLRAEALTPSGDFEGVKLLLQATDEAVNVDRLKGIPSFGGVTDIRPALKRAQIGGMLGTTELLAVANTVGGARRVKRFLSAMHEDENIPMLYAQSDLLSEQKPVEDAIRQCIDENADIMDSASPELANIRRELRGGETRIREKLDSMIRSSSVSKMLQDQLVTIRGDRFVIPVKAEYRAHFGGIVHDQSGSGATLFIEPESIVAMNNKLRETRLREEREIEIILHRLSALVGDIAEEMTYDIDILGGLDFIFAKARLARSMKAIQPRMNDRGYLRLRKGRHPLIPAEQVVPLDVELGNQYSSIIVTGPNTGGKTVTLKTIGLLSLMAMSGLFIPAEEGSQLCVFDAIYADIGDEQSIEQSLSTFSSHMTNIISILKRMTPKSLILLDEVGAGTDPAEGSALAIAILEHIHRTESRMVATTHYSELKAYAYERAGVINASMEFDVQSLSPTYRLLVGVPGRSNAFAIAERLGMPGAILEHARGEVKEEDLRVEHMIASLEENRLTAESERERAEAVRREAEEFRKRQQQELEKLESQRDKRLEKAEKDASDILAKARKEAEEIISDLRRLAMEEGASVKEHKLIEARRRLDEAEPAPRKKTAPRSTSKAPRKIQPGDEVKVANVNQKGFVVELSGAKEAVVQFGIMKMKVNLSDLEFVASAPDNPPPALRRATTVKRTRDESIRSELDLRGANLEEAIMETDRFIDEAFLGNLGQISIIHGKGTGVLRTGIQEYLRKHKHVKSYRLGNYNEGGAGVTVAELE